GACACGTGTCGAACAGTGTTCCATGCGCTTGGGCGGCCTGTGCTAAGGAGTATTCCGTCGCTACTCTTGCACGCGCTATCGCCCCCAGTTGTGCCGCGAAAGTGGGCTCGCAAAGTAGTCGAAGCACGGTTCCGGCCAGCACGCCGGCGTCATCGACCGGAACGAGCAGGCCGTGCCGGTCAGACGTGATCAACGTTTCGTTGCCCGGTATTTGCGTTGCGACGACGGGTAATCCGGCAGACATTGCTTCAAGTAACGAAATCGACATTCCCTCTTCGCGAGAAGGGAGCACGAACAAGTCGGCAGCCTGGAGCAAATCGTCGACCTGATCGAACGGTCCGGCGATGACGGCGCGACCCTGGAGGCCGAGCGCGTCAATTTGCTGATGTAACTCGGCCTTGGCGGGGCCTTCGCCGATCAACCAGAGCCGCGCGTCGGGGCGGCTCGCGTTGATCGCGTCCCAAGCCGCGACGAGCGTCGACAATCCCTTCGCCGGATGCAGGCGGCCCGTGTAGAGCACGACTGGCGCATCGGGCCCTACAGCGAGCGACGGTTCCGCCTCGGCAAGCGCAGCGCGGATTTCTCGTTTGGCCGATTCGTTCCGTATGGGACGAAGGCTCACGCCGTTCGGTAAGTAGTGAATCCGATCGCGCGCGTAGCCGGCGGCGACCAGTTCTTCTTCGATCGTCCGGCTGGGGGCGATGAAGGCGTCGGCGCGCAGGCAGCGTTCCTTGATCTTGCGGCCGAAGTTGGCGTCGAGTTGCCAGAAACAGTCCCCGGTGACGCCGGCGCCTTCGGCGCGCAGGACGACGGGAAATCGCAATTGCTTCGCCACGCCGATGGTGGCATAAGCGTCGTGCTTGAGCATCGAAACGTAAGCGAGATCGTACTCCTGGCGATGTTCCGTCAACCATTGCGCCAGGCCGCGCTGATAGCGCCAGGTGCCATAGAATCGCAGGCTCGGCTGCGGGATGCGGACTACGCGCACGCCATGATGCTTGATCTCGCGCGGCCAATTGCTTTCCCACTGCGCGGTGAGTACCGTGCAATGCGCGCCTTGGCGCTGGAATTCGGCCGCCAGATTGGCGACGACGGTCTCCGCGCCGCCGACCAACGGCCAGAATCGCCGCGAGATCATCACTATCCGCGGCGGCGTCACGGGCGCTGATCCCTGTGCAGGTCCGCGTCTTCCAACTCCGCCACGTGCGGCAGATTGCGGTAGGCGTCGAGGTAGTCCATGCCGTAGCCGACGACGAAACGGTCGGGGATCTCGAAGCCAACGAACTCGGGCCGGTAAGTCACCTCCACGCGCGCCGGCTTGCTGAGCAACACGCAGCTTCGCACGCTGCGCGCGCCCAACTCGGAAATGCGCTGGACCAGCGCGGTCAGCGTGCGGCCGGTGTCGAAGATGTCGTCGACCAGTAGCACGTCGCGATCCTGAACTTCCGGCACCAGTTCGCTGTGGATCGCCAGTTCGCCGGGACGTGTGTCGCCGCCGCGGTAGCTTCGCGCTTGAATCACGCCGACCCGGAGCGGCAAATCGACCCGCCGCATCAAGTCCGCTAGAAACGCCACGCTGCCGGTCATGACGCCGATCATCGTCAGCGGGCGTCCGCGATAGCTGGACGTAATTTCAGCCGCCAATCGTGCGACACCCGACAGTACTTCAGATTCGGTGAGTAGCGGCTTCACTTCGGCTCTCTGCGCTACGGGCTAATGGGTGCGTACCGGAGCGCTTTGGCGGAAGCGAGGATCGTCGGCGAGATACTGTTCGACTCGCGGTTTATTCGCGAACGCGTCCGGCAGGAATTCGACAGCGCGTTTGATGAGCTTATCGTCTTGAGCGCAACTGAAACGCAGGAAGCCTGCGCCGGCCGCGCCGAAGCACTCGCCGCCGAGACAAGCCACGCCGAGTTTGTCGTCGGCCGCTTCCAGCAGATACATGGCCAGCCCGTGCGACGTGATATCGAGCCGTTCGCAGATCTTCGAGACGTTCGGGAAGACATAAAACGTCCCGCCGGGCATCGAACAACTCACGTCGTCGATCCCGTCGAGCGCGGTGGACAGAAGTTTCACTTTGTTGCGAAACTTCAGCATCGTCTTGTCGCGCTCTTCGTGATCTTCCCGCAGCGCGGCCACGGCCGCCCATTGGGAGATCGGCGAGACGCACGAGAGCGCGGTGTTCGTCAGCTTGCCGAGCGCCGCGACGACTTCGGGTTCCGCCGCCGCGAAGCCGATCCGCCAGCCGCTCATGCTGTACGACTTACTGAGCGTATAAGCGGCAACGGTTTGCTCCAGCATGCCGGGATGTTCGAGTATGGAACGATGCGGGCCATTCCAGACCATCTGGTCGTAGGGCTCGTCGGAGAAGATCATCACGTCGAGACCGCGCACCAGGTCAGCGATCAGGCAGAGATCTTCCGCGTGGGCGACGCCGCCCGTGGGGTTGTGCGGACTGTTCAGGAAGATGGCCCGCGGGCGCTGCTCCTCCCTTAAGAAGCGCTGCACGTCGTTGGGATCGGGACGAAACTGGCGATCCTCTCGCAGGGGTGCGAACCACATCCGGCCATTGCGTCGCAGGATATTGGCCGTGTAGGTGGGAAAATGCGGGCTGAAGACCAGCACGCTATCGCCAGCATCGATGAACGCCTCGCAAAACAATTGCTCGAACGTCTTCGCGCCCGGGCCGACGATGATGTTCTCGGCCCGCAGATCAAGGCCGTGCGATTCGCTCAGGTAATCGGCCGCCGCGCGACGCAGTTCGGGAAGGCCGAGCGACGGGCAGTAGCGCGTCTCATTCCGCTTGATCGCCGCCGCGCCGGCCTTCTTCGCCGCCGCGGTCGATGGAAACGGGCTATCGCCGATTTCCAACTCGATGACTTCTTTCCCGGCGGCCGTCAATTCGCGCGCCCGGGCCAACACTTCGAATGCGATCTCGGGCTCGATCGCATCAACCAATCGGCTAAAGCGCGGCATAGGGGGGCGTCTTGGATGGTTTAGCGAAGGGCCAGAGGGGAATGACGAATGTCGAAATC
This is a stretch of genomic DNA from Planctomycetia bacterium. It encodes these proteins:
- a CDS encoding glycosyltransferase family 4 protein; this encodes MTPPRIVMISRRFWPLVGGAETVVANLAAEFQRQGAHCTVLTAQWESNWPREIKHHGVRVVRIPQPSLRFYGTWRYQRGLAQWLTEHRQEYDLAYVSMLKHDAYATIGVAKQLRFPVVLRAEGAGVTGDCFWQLDANFGRKIKERCLRADAFIAPSRTIEEELVAAGYARDRIHYLPNGVSLRPIRNESAKREIRAALAEAEPSLAVGPDAPVVLYTGRLHPAKGLSTLVAAWDAINASRPDARLWLIGEGPAKAELHQQIDALGLQGRAVIAGPFDQVDDLLQAADLFVLPSREEGMSISLLEAMSAGLPVVATQIPGNETLITSDRHGLLVPVDDAGVLAGTVLRLLCEPTFAAQLGAIARARVATEYSLAQAAQAHGTLFDTCRKCHNTPLKTEN
- the hpt gene encoding hypoxanthine phosphoribosyltransferase yields the protein MKPLLTESEVLSGVARLAAEITSSYRGRPLTMIGVMTGSVAFLADLMRRVDLPLRVGVIQARSYRGGDTRPGELAIHSELVPEVQDRDVLLVDDIFDTGRTLTALVQRISELGARSVRSCVLLSKPARVEVTYRPEFVGFEIPDRFVVGYGMDYLDAYRNLPHVAELEDADLHRDQRP
- a CDS encoding aminotransferase class I/II-fold pyridoxal phosphate-dependent enzyme, giving the protein MPRFSRLVDAIEPEIAFEVLARARELTAAGKEVIELEIGDSPFPSTAAAKKAGAAAIKRNETRYCPSLGLPELRRAAADYLSESHGLDLRAENIIVGPGAKTFEQLFCEAFIDAGDSVLVFSPHFPTYTANILRRNGRMWFAPLREDRQFRPDPNDVQRFLREEQRPRAIFLNSPHNPTGGVAHAEDLCLIADLVRGLDVMIFSDEPYDQMVWNGPHRSILEHPGMLEQTVAAYTLSKSYSMSGWRIGFAAAEPEVVAALGKLTNTALSCVSPISQWAAVAALREDHEERDKTMLKFRNKVKLLSTALDGIDDVSCSMPGGTFYVFPNVSKICERLDITSHGLAMYLLEAADDKLGVACLGGECFGAAGAGFLRFSCAQDDKLIKRAVEFLPDAFANKPRVEQYLADDPRFRQSAPVRTH